From one Pediococcus claussenii ATCC BAA-344 genomic stretch:
- a CDS encoding putative holin-like toxin: MLAFGTFTVALIALSVELIKSQQKNNRLSSGKLAVIKYR, translated from the coding sequence ATGCTGGCTTTCGGTACCTTTACCGTGGCCTTAATTGCATTGAGTGTTGAGCTGATCAAAAGTCAGCAAAAAAATAACCGCCTTAGCTCTGGCAAGCTAGCGGTTATTAAATATCGTTAG
- a CDS encoding Y-family DNA polymerase gives MFFDDEPHGVFFLIDNKSFYASCEAVSRGLNPLKVPLVVLSEAENTNGGLILATSPEAKHLFHLKANVSRKRDLPNDPRLWVVPPRMNLYIQRNLQINQIFHQFTTEKEVWPYSIDESILDMTHTWRLFGNSVREVARLIQKTVRQKLGLYTTVGIGDNPVQAKLALDLYAKHNHELIGEIHYETVPDKIWSINELTDVWGIGPRMAKRLNRLHIHNMYELAHTNPYLLKQQLGVIGSQLFATAWGIDRAQVTEPTKVKAASLGNSQVLPRDYFNQVEIETVIKEIGEQVAARLRHHHKLAGCLSLSIGFSYAAAEADGRGGFNQALKIEPTNDNQVLTQQLLWLFRQNWDGQAVRNIGVYSSKLSANSGQQLNLFETPRNQIRHSRLNQVIDEIHRKFGFTKLVYATSLLKGGTAIKRASLVGGHNGGNSYE, from the coding sequence ATGTTTTTTGATGATGAACCGCATGGCGTGTTCTTCTTAATCGATAACAAGTCCTTTTATGCTAGTTGCGAAGCCGTTTCCCGGGGGCTAAATCCCTTAAAAGTCCCATTGGTGGTCCTTAGTGAAGCTGAAAATACCAATGGCGGACTCATTTTAGCCACGTCACCCGAAGCTAAGCACTTATTTCATCTTAAAGCCAACGTCTCCCGTAAACGTGACTTACCCAATGACCCGAGGTTGTGGGTCGTGCCACCGCGCATGAACCTTTATATTCAACGTAATTTGCAGATCAATCAGATCTTTCATCAATTTACTACTGAAAAAGAGGTTTGGCCGTATTCAATTGATGAAAGCATTCTTGATATGACCCATACTTGGCGGCTGTTTGGCAATTCCGTTCGCGAAGTGGCACGCTTGATTCAAAAGACAGTTCGGCAAAAGCTAGGCTTGTATACCACCGTGGGAATTGGTGACAATCCGGTGCAAGCTAAATTAGCCTTAGACCTTTACGCTAAACATAATCATGAATTGATCGGTGAAATCCATTACGAAACTGTGCCAGATAAGATTTGGTCAATCAACGAATTAACGGACGTTTGGGGGATTGGCCCCCGTATGGCGAAACGTTTGAACCGCCTTCACATTCACAATATGTATGAGCTAGCCCATACCAACCCTTATTTACTCAAACAGCAGCTTGGCGTCATTGGTAGCCAGTTATTTGCTACGGCCTGGGGAATTGATCGCGCGCAAGTTACGGAACCAACTAAGGTTAAAGCAGCTAGCCTGGGTAATTCGCAAGTATTGCCACGAGATTATTTTAACCAAGTCGAAATTGAAACCGTCATTAAAGAAATTGGGGAACAGGTGGCGGCGCGGCTTCGGCACCACCATAAACTGGCGGGGTGTCTATCGCTAAGCATTGGGTTTTCCTATGCCGCAGCTGAAGCAGATGGTCGCGGTGGCTTTAACCAGGCTTTAAAAATTGAACCAACTAATGACAATCAAGTTTTGACGCAACAATTATTGTGGTTATTCCGTCAGAATTGGGACGGTCAAGCTGTCCGGAATATTGGTGTTTATAGCAGTAAACTAAGTGCCAACTCCGGCCAACAACTTAATTTATTTGAAACCCCGCGCAACCAAATTCGCCATAGCCGGTTAAACCAGGTGATTGATGAAATTCACCGGAAATTTGGGTTCACCAAATTAGTTTACGCGACCAGTTTATTAAAGGGAGGCACCGCTATCAAGCGGGCTTCACTAGTGGGCGGACATAATGGAGGCAATAGCTATGAATAG
- a CDS encoding helix-turn-helix domain-containing protein, protein MQFANVLRKRRKELHLTQQQLADKLHVTRQTLSRWENNLSYPNLDTLVNLSEFLAVPLDILLKGDGNLMVNKISQDVRDKDKYKRYLMIVSAIFILIFLWLSVLGYGRASQNEWIDRFNPFLRVQYGYAVLPNQVPEKREKTTIIDSDGKNKHVAAVKTPQQVDAFVADDPFGSGSWLKFYTGQYSSKQRWALVAHKGSYVSNVRLVSRAQIPLMMREQTGNHYVAYDVHAERRITKRFLWWPFN, encoded by the coding sequence TTGCAATTTGCTAATGTGTTACGAAAAAGAAGAAAAGAACTGCACTTAACCCAACAACAATTGGCTGATAAATTACATGTGACACGTCAAACGCTATCACGCTGGGAAAACAATTTAAGTTATCCAAATTTAGACACATTAGTAAATTTAAGTGAATTTTTAGCTGTTCCTCTAGATATTTTACTTAAAGGTGATGGAAATTTGATGGTTAACAAAATTAGTCAGGACGTACGAGACAAAGACAAGTATAAACGCTATTTGATGATTGTTTCAGCGATCTTTATTCTTATATTTTTATGGTTAAGTGTATTAGGATACGGACGTGCTAGCCAAAATGAATGGATTGATCGTTTCAATCCTTTTTTAAGAGTTCAATATGGTTATGCGGTACTACCTAACCAGGTTCCAGAGAAGAGAGAAAAGACAACTATCATTGATAGTGATGGTAAAAATAAACATGTTGCTGCTGTTAAAACCCCGCAGCAAGTTGATGCGTTTGTAGCTGATGATCCTTTTGGGAGTGGTAGTTGGCTAAAGTTTTATACCGGACAATATAGTTCTAAACAGCGTTGGGCACTTGTTGCTCATAAAGGCTCCTATGTTTCAAATGTTCGTCTAGTCTCTCGTGCGCAAATTCCTCTAATGATGCGTGAACAAACTGGGAATCATTATGTAGCTTACGATGTTCATGCAGAAAGACGGATTACTAAACGATTTCTGTGGTGGCCGTTCAATTAA
- a CDS encoding type I restriction endonuclease subunit R, which yields MLELSFEKEVVKTLTTGSNQWVERKDLYGATPDQLWANFRDKLNNNNYAKLQGHPLTDTEFNQVKRAIEVRTPYEAAKLLAAENGIGKVEVERDDAKLGTVTLELFWKADVAGGKSSYEVVRQAVRPRLAGTQDVDPDRRFDVTLLINGLPLIQLELKKATVELNQAFNQIEKYAQEGKYTGIYSLLQMFVIMTPDSTAYFANAEPDHFNKAFLFNWRTRDNHPVENGLAFTRQVLNIPMAHKMVSEYTVIDQERQSLILLRPYQIYAIEAVMHRIHDHQDGFVWHTTGSGKTLTSYKTAKLAAQDPGVDKVIFLVDRRDLDEQTTSNFSAYAANDDIAINEAQNTGDLMRKLQQNDGKVLVTSIQKLHRAVKKTQAQLATGKQSRFSKTLKQRVIFFVDEAHRSQFGKMQKEIRAAFVNSNWYGYTGTPIFNENKKQLKGDLAVTTEELFGKVCHVYNLRDALEDQAVLPFNVEHVTTIGKDTLITRALEKETQRVKARRDKQGRLLSTADEAKIQAKIQAMSVKDLEETYLTPADFETDEHINQVVQYILQKGPRKTSLGHGNYNAILTTSSIEMAQRYYQAFKAAKKTTHNQLDPDWPRIAITYSLSENEDQSAHKHDQMATILKDYNQQYHTNFDLADLNLYNEDVAKRAARREAVFAHLQTDQEINLVIVVRRLLTGFDAPRLNTLFVDRTLAYQELIQAYSRTNRLQNRELKQEGQIVTFRVPAIMEANEREAYKLYSGEGSFNVIIRPTYQQAVLKFQKAVVDLKTIAPTPTAADDLKGATAKVQFVKAFRQVNQQLNSLSMYNDFTWENSEKTFGIAQPEVESYTGKYLRIKAAVTNQEPEKVPEELAALDFSLAVGSVVLVDYDYLTQLIQDWIDEQQRYSTPDQAQAHMTDYLQNSAKVQASLNKLAETQPQQAQLIREAMPYIEQQMQQSQQQSDQNKAPVALNARELVADYAQRQLVKKTSVFAHMWGLDQTALLRVAREHTVGTDEWHHEQELTQSANLAAALQAQTATGPKIPAVLPLYRIKSQAAWRQFIEHDLAIYLQK from the coding sequence ATGTTGGAACTGTCATTTGAAAAAGAAGTTGTTAAAACCTTAACGACCGGAAGTAATCAATGGGTGGAACGAAAAGACCTGTATGGTGCGACGCCGGATCAATTATGGGCTAATTTTCGCGATAAATTAAATAACAATAACTATGCTAAATTGCAGGGACACCCTTTAACTGATACCGAATTTAATCAGGTTAAACGGGCGATTGAGGTCCGGACACCTTACGAAGCAGCTAAGTTACTAGCCGCCGAAAATGGCATTGGCAAAGTTGAAGTTGAACGTGATGATGCTAAGCTGGGCACGGTGACGCTCGAGTTGTTTTGGAAAGCGGACGTTGCTGGCGGTAAATCTAGTTATGAAGTGGTACGGCAAGCAGTGCGACCACGGTTAGCTGGTACTCAAGATGTCGATCCTGATCGCCGTTTTGACGTAACCCTATTGATTAATGGGTTACCCTTAATTCAATTGGAACTAAAAAAAGCCACGGTCGAACTTAACCAGGCTTTTAATCAAATTGAAAAATACGCGCAGGAAGGTAAATATACGGGAATTTACTCGCTGTTGCAAATGTTTGTGATTATGACGCCGGATAGTACGGCGTATTTTGCGAATGCCGAACCGGATCATTTCAATAAAGCCTTTTTGTTCAATTGGCGAACGCGGGATAATCACCCCGTGGAAAACGGCTTAGCGTTTACGCGCCAAGTCCTTAATATTCCCATGGCCCACAAAATGGTCAGTGAATATACGGTCATCGACCAAGAACGTCAGAGCTTAATTCTCTTACGGCCTTATCAGATTTATGCGATTGAAGCCGTGATGCACCGGATTCATGACCATCAAGATGGCTTTGTTTGGCATACCACGGGTTCTGGTAAAACACTCACCTCATATAAAACCGCTAAATTAGCTGCGCAAGATCCCGGTGTCGATAAGGTCATCTTCTTAGTTGACCGGCGGGATTTAGACGAACAGACAACCAGCAACTTTAGTGCCTATGCCGCCAATGATGATATTGCCATTAACGAAGCCCAAAACACCGGTGATTTAATGCGTAAATTGCAACAAAATGACGGTAAGGTCTTGGTCACCTCGATTCAAAAGCTCCATCGGGCGGTCAAAAAAACGCAAGCCCAGCTGGCAACCGGTAAGCAATCCCGCTTTAGTAAAACTTTAAAGCAACGGGTGATCTTCTTTGTTGATGAAGCCCACCGGTCGCAATTTGGTAAGATGCAAAAGGAAATTCGGGCAGCGTTTGTCAATAGTAATTGGTATGGTTACACCGGCACCCCCATCTTTAATGAAAATAAGAAACAGCTCAAGGGTGATCTAGCGGTCACGACTGAGGAGCTATTTGGTAAAGTCTGTCACGTTTATAACTTGCGAGATGCCTTAGAGGACCAAGCCGTGTTACCGTTTAACGTCGAACATGTAACAACAATTGGCAAAGATACGTTAATAACCCGGGCCCTCGAGAAAGAAACCCAGCGCGTCAAAGCACGTCGCGATAAGCAAGGCCGCCTGCTGAGTACAGCTGATGAAGCAAAAATTCAAGCCAAGATTCAAGCGATGTCAGTCAAGGACTTGGAAGAAACGTATTTAACTCCGGCTGACTTTGAGACCGATGAACATATTAACCAAGTTGTTCAATATATTTTACAAAAAGGCCCGCGTAAAACGAGTTTGGGTCATGGCAACTACAATGCTATTTTGACCACCAGTTCCATTGAAATGGCGCAACGCTATTATCAAGCCTTTAAAGCCGCTAAAAAGACTACTCACAATCAGCTAGATCCTGATTGGCCCCGGATTGCGATTACTTATTCATTAAGTGAAAACGAAGATCAGAGTGCGCACAAACATGACCAAATGGCCACCATTTTAAAAGATTATAATCAGCAGTATCACACTAATTTTGATTTAGCCGATCTGAATCTCTATAACGAAGATGTCGCAAAACGGGCTGCTCGGCGTGAGGCGGTCTTTGCTCATTTACAAACGGATCAAGAAATAAATTTAGTGATTGTCGTACGCCGTTTATTAACAGGCTTTGATGCCCCTCGGCTAAACACGCTCTTTGTTGACCGCACCTTAGCCTATCAAGAACTTATTCAAGCCTACTCACGCACCAACCGGCTCCAAAACCGGGAATTAAAACAAGAAGGCCAAATTGTGACCTTTCGGGTGCCGGCAATCATGGAAGCTAATGAACGTGAAGCTTACAAGTTATATAGTGGCGAAGGCTCGTTTAATGTCATCATTCGTCCCACGTATCAGCAGGCCGTCTTAAAATTTCAAAAGGCCGTGGTCGATTTAAAAACCATTGCCCCGACGCCGACGGCGGCCGATGACCTGAAAGGAGCCACTGCTAAGGTACAGTTTGTGAAAGCCTTTCGCCAAGTGAATCAACAATTGAATTCCTTATCCATGTACAACGATTTCACTTGGGAGAACAGCGAAAAGACTTTTGGTATTGCTCAGCCCGAAGTAGAATCCTATACGGGTAAATATCTGCGGATTAAAGCGGCGGTTACTAACCAAGAGCCTGAGAAAGTCCCCGAAGAATTAGCTGCCTTAGACTTTTCCCTAGCCGTTGGTTCAGTCGTCTTGGTGGATTATGATTATTTGACGCAATTAATTCAAGATTGGATTGATGAACAGCAACGGTACTCGACGCCTGATCAAGCCCAAGCGCATATGACAGATTACCTGCAAAACAGTGCCAAAGTACAGGCTAGTTTGAATAAATTAGCGGAAACGCAACCGCAACAGGCTCAATTAATTCGCGAAGCCATGCCCTATATTGAGCAACAAATGCAACAGTCTCAGCAACAGAGTGACCAAAATAAAGCGCCAGTAGCGTTGAATGCTCGGGAGTTGGTGGCTGATTATGCCCAGAGACAATTGGTCAAAAAAACGTCGGTATTCGCCCACATGTGGGGCTTAGATCAAACAGCCCTATTGCGGGTGGCGCGTGAACACACCGTGGGTACCGATGAATGGCATCATGAACAAGAATTAACGCAGTCAGCGAATTTAGCAGCGGCCTTACAAGCTCAAACTGCCACTGGGCCGAAGATTCCAGCTGTTTTGCCACTATACCGGATTAAGTCCCAGGCCGCTTGGCGGCAGTTTATTGAACACGATTTAGCAATCTATTTACAAAAATAA
- a CDS encoding restriction endonuclease subunit S → MKDDQAKYPQLRFKGFTDPWEKRTLGQTTTKAKSYSLSRDVERDHETGYRYIHYGDIHTGVADIVTEHTKLPNIEPANYDELRVNDLVVADASEDYQGIAEPAAVVGLPTHLVAGLHTITLRPSSASSLYLYYLLHTDSFKHFGYQMGTGLKVFGISWSNLSKFTFMIPSRPEQEMIVKLIESVDNLIAVNQRKLAKLKELKQGYLQKMFPQNGSKFPQLRFAGFADAWEERKLGDITKISTGKLDANAMVENGKYDFYTSGIKKYRIDVAAFEGPSITIAGNGATVGYMHLADNKFNAYQRTYVLQEFLVDRSFIFSEIGNKLPKKIKQEARTGNIPYIVMDMLTELKLSIPQNNSEQQKIGSFFKQLDDTIDLHQRKLEKLQELKKGYLQKMFC, encoded by the coding sequence ATGAAAGATGACCAAGCTAAATATCCGCAATTAAGATTTAAAGGTTTCACTGATCCTTGGGAAAAGCGTACTTTAGGCCAAACTACAACCAAAGCCAAATCATACTCATTGTCACGCGATGTGGAACGTGATCATGAAACTGGATACCGTTATATCCATTATGGTGATATCCATACTGGAGTTGCTGATATTGTTACAGAGCACACCAAGTTGCCAAATATTGAACCAGCGAATTACGATGAACTCAGAGTTAATGACTTAGTAGTTGCTGACGCTTCTGAAGACTATCAGGGAATCGCTGAACCAGCTGCTGTTGTTGGTTTACCCACGCACCTGGTGGCAGGGCTTCATACTATTACTCTGCGCCCCAGCTCTGCGAGCTCCCTGTATCTTTACTATCTTCTCCACACCGACTCTTTTAAACACTTCGGCTACCAAATGGGAACTGGATTAAAGGTGTTTGGAATTAGCTGGTCGAATCTTTCAAAATTCACCTTCATGATTCCTTCTCGACCAGAACAAGAAATGATTGTTAAACTCATCGAATCCGTTGACAACCTGATCGCAGTCAACCAGCGTAAGTTAGCTAAGCTTAAGGAACTTAAACAGGGCTATTTGCAAAAAATGTTCCCCCAAAATGGGAGCAAGTTCCCGCAATTAAGATTTGCAGGGTTTGCTGACGCTTGGGAAGAGCGTAAGTTGGGAGATATTACTAAAATAAGCACCGGAAAATTAGATGCAAATGCAATGGTTGAAAATGGCAAGTATGATTTTTATACTTCTGGAATTAAAAAATATAGGATCGATGTAGCAGCGTTTGAAGGACCGTCCATTACAATTGCAGGTAATGGAGCAACAGTTGGATACATGCATTTAGCGGATAATAAGTTCAATGCCTATCAACGAACTTATGTGCTCCAAGAGTTTCTAGTAGATAGAAGTTTTATATTTTCAGAAATTGGAAATAAGCTGCCTAAAAAAATAAAACAGGAAGCTCGTACAGGAAATATTCCGTACATTGTTATGGACATGTTGACTGAACTGAAGCTATCGATTCCTCAGAATAATTCAGAGCAACAAAAAATAGGTTCATTCTTTAAACAGCTAGATGACACTATCGATCTTCATCAGCGTAAGCTTGAAAAACTCCAGGAACTAAAAAAAGGGTATCTACAAAAGATGTTTTGTTGA
- a CDS encoding putative holin-like toxin — protein MLLFAMFILALLTYIDKRNK, from the coding sequence ATGTTGCTGTTTGCAATGTTTATTTTAGCGTTGCTAACATACATCGACAAAAGGAACAAATAA
- a CDS encoding ArdC-like ssDNA-binding domain-containing protein: protein MPSKVETEKWKRQLVENAEKEILKLTDSEKFKSYLDTVAKFHRYSQRNIDLIYSQNPSASQVAGFKKWQNDFKRSVNKGEKGIRIAAPIIKKLTPEDQKRLDTTEEKAIVGYRYIPVFDISQTSGEPVLSAKDFVKENLADHQNVTSLYNAFKDYLNQQTDLKVSEVPLATLNGAKGYFQPSTNEIVIGGDEPDNALKLKTLYHEYAHSQLHGLKSAFKDRPRAYQETQAEAVAYVAMQNIGVDTSNYSLGYVATWAKDTAVIHSALSEIQQVSNKVIELSDGLTKQLGLQEAQKEPEHDLKMLAAQSLNKSYQSLQQQIQQATSPQQKAQFKNQLNDVHQEISDRTQKQLKAFAEQNPEIKQPESELDQSLKR, encoded by the coding sequence ATGCCAAGTAAAGTTGAAACTGAAAAATGGAAAAGGCAGCTTGTCGAAAATGCCGAAAAAGAAATTTTAAAACTAACTGATAGTGAAAAATTTAAAAGTTATCTTGATACCGTAGCAAAGTTTCACCGGTATAGCCAACGTAATATTGACCTTATCTATTCTCAAAATCCAAGTGCCAGCCAAGTTGCAGGCTTTAAAAAATGGCAGAATGATTTTAAACGATCAGTAAATAAAGGAGAAAAAGGGATCAGGATTGCGGCCCCTATTATTAAAAAACTAACTCCAGAGGATCAGAAAAGGCTTGATACGACCGAAGAAAAAGCCATAGTTGGTTATCGCTATATTCCAGTATTTGACATATCACAGACAAGCGGCGAACCAGTCCTAAGTGCTAAAGATTTTGTCAAAGAAAATTTGGCCGATCATCAGAATGTGACAAGTTTATATAACGCGTTCAAAGATTATTTAAACCAGCAAACCGACCTTAAAGTCAGTGAAGTGCCTTTAGCGACGCTAAATGGGGCTAAGGGGTATTTTCAACCCAGCACTAATGAAATCGTCATTGGTGGCGATGAGCCCGACAATGCTTTGAAACTAAAGACGTTATACCACGAATATGCGCATAGCCAGCTACACGGCTTAAAATCAGCCTTTAAAGATCGGCCACGAGCCTATCAGGAAACCCAGGCCGAAGCGGTCGCATATGTTGCCATGCAAAATATTGGCGTTGATACCAGTAACTATTCGCTCGGTTATGTGGCTACCTGGGCTAAAGATACAGCTGTGATCCATAGTGCTTTAAGTGAAATCCAGCAAGTTAGCAACAAAGTGATTGAGCTTAGCGACGGGTTAACCAAACAATTAGGCTTACAAGAAGCCCAAAAAGAGCCTGAGCATGATTTAAAAATGCTAGCAGCCCAGTCACTGAATAAGTCCTATCAAAGCTTGCAACAACAAATCCAACAGGCAACTAGTCCACAACAGAAAGCGCAATTTAAAAACCAGTTAAACGATGTGCACCAAGAAATTAGTGATCGAACTCAAAAACAACTGAAAGCATTTGCTGAACAGAATCCGGAGATCAAACAACCCGAATCCGAACTTGATCAAAGTCTAAAACGTTAG
- the topB gene encoding type IA DNA topoisomerase: MTTVILAEKPSQARSYVQAFQKSTKKQGYYTVSDPVLPDNTLVTYGLGHLVELATPDKYDQKYQQWALSNLPIFPDKYKFEVSASKKAQFKVVKDLLTKADTIIVATDSGREGSNIAWSIMNQAHIDVKSKTIKRLWLNSLEKDAIITGFKNLGDWHKDYLAYKEAQTRQISDWLIGMNGSPLYTLLLRQKGVRGVYSIGRVQTPTLYMVYRRDQAIKNFKPEPYFELNAEILANQQKFAAKLDPYQRFKDEVGLMTFMQAKHVQKGSQDGLIKNVQKQGKKRASPQLFSLSSLQSAMNKRYHASASQTLAAIQSLYEAKFLSYPRTDCAYITDEEFEYLVANLTKYLGLVSKQVALTNTTPNKRYVNGKKVEEHYAIIMTKVVPTKNQLAALPKLQQQVYDLVLRTTLAMFADPYEYEETTIITQVGGANFKATGKVPTKQGWQALFDDHTADQQAAATLPLVHQGDQVQANLQTPQKETTPPVPFTEGTLITAMKTAGKTLDDEEAQAILKDVQGIGTSATRANVLEVLKKRGYLVTEKNKLHVSEAGITLCKAVELEPLLTSPEMTAKWEQALQQISTEERTPDNFLSQIKKFVAKLIADVPTQLTGNSAIKQQINHQQQAQKSAEVFLETPQATVLNKQKFYIVKPKQGEDFTLPKKWSSKTLGKTAIKALVTKGETSKLKGFKSKKGKLFDAKLKLDGHKLSFDFD; encoded by the coding sequence ATGACCACTGTTATCTTAGCTGAAAAACCCAGTCAAGCCCGTTCATACGTCCAAGCCTTTCAAAAGAGCACAAAAAAACAGGGTTACTATACGGTTAGTGACCCTGTTTTGCCCGATAATACGCTTGTCACGTATGGTCTCGGACATTTAGTTGAACTAGCCACACCGGATAAATATGATCAGAAATACCAGCAATGGGCCTTATCTAATTTACCGATTTTCCCCGATAAATACAAGTTTGAAGTGTCAGCTAGTAAAAAAGCCCAATTCAAGGTCGTTAAAGACCTGTTAACGAAAGCCGATACCATTATTGTGGCCACCGATAGTGGTCGAGAAGGGTCAAATATCGCGTGGTCGATCATGAACCAAGCGCATATTGATGTTAAGTCGAAAACGATTAAGCGCCTTTGGTTGAATAGCCTAGAAAAAGACGCGATTATTACCGGCTTTAAAAATCTTGGTGATTGGCACAAAGACTATTTGGCTTATAAAGAAGCCCAAACCCGTCAAATTAGTGACTGGTTAATTGGTATGAATGGCAGTCCTTTATATACTTTGTTGTTAAGACAAAAAGGGGTGCGCGGGGTGTACTCAATTGGTCGCGTGCAGACGCCAACCTTGTATATGGTTTATCGAAGAGACCAGGCAATCAAAAACTTTAAGCCGGAACCCTATTTTGAACTAAATGCGGAAATTTTAGCCAATCAGCAAAAATTCGCCGCGAAATTAGACCCCTATCAGCGGTTTAAAGACGAAGTAGGGCTAATGACATTCATGCAAGCTAAACACGTTCAGAAAGGCTCACAGGACGGTTTAATCAAGAACGTCCAAAAACAAGGTAAAAAGCGTGCTAGTCCCCAACTATTCTCGCTATCCAGTCTGCAAAGTGCGATGAATAAACGGTATCATGCCAGTGCCAGCCAAACCTTAGCGGCCATTCAGAGTTTGTACGAAGCCAAGTTCCTTAGCTATCCCCGAACCGATTGTGCTTATATCACTGATGAAGAATTTGAGTATTTAGTGGCTAATCTGACGAAGTATCTGGGGTTAGTCTCTAAGCAAGTCGCTTTAACCAATACCACCCCGAATAAACGTTACGTCAATGGGAAAAAGGTTGAAGAACACTACGCTATTATCATGACTAAAGTTGTGCCGACGAAAAATCAATTAGCGGCCTTACCTAAATTACAGCAACAGGTCTATGACTTGGTTTTAAGAACGACGTTAGCGATGTTTGCTGATCCGTATGAGTACGAGGAAACCACCATTATCACCCAAGTTGGTGGCGCCAATTTTAAAGCAACGGGTAAGGTCCCAACGAAGCAAGGTTGGCAAGCATTATTTGATGATCACACAGCCGACCAGCAAGCAGCAGCAACTTTACCGCTCGTTCACCAAGGCGATCAAGTCCAAGCAAATCTGCAAACACCGCAAAAAGAAACGACACCACCGGTCCCCTTTACCGAAGGTACCCTGATTACGGCCATGAAGACCGCCGGCAAAACGCTTGATGATGAAGAAGCCCAAGCGATTCTTAAAGATGTGCAAGGCATTGGGACAAGTGCAACCCGGGCCAATGTGCTGGAAGTGTTAAAGAAACGCGGCTATCTCGTCACTGAAAAGAACAAGCTACACGTCAGTGAAGCCGGAATTACTTTATGTAAAGCGGTTGAACTCGAACCCTTGCTAACTAGCCCAGAAATGACGGCTAAATGGGAGCAAGCATTACAGCAAATCAGTACCGAAGAACGCACCCCAGATAACTTTTTGAGCCAGATTAAGAAGTTTGTGGCGAAGTTAATTGCTGATGTCCCCACACAATTAACCGGCAATTCAGCCATTAAGCAACAAATCAATCACCAACAGCAAGCACAAAAGTCCGCCGAGGTCTTCTTAGAAACACCGCAAGCGACCGTTTTAAATAAACAGAAGTTTTATATTGTAAAGCCTAAGCAAGGCGAAGACTTTACCCTGCCCAAGAAATGGAGCAGTAAGACCCTCGGGAAGACCGCCATTAAAGCGTTGGTCACCAAGGGGGAAACGAGCAAATTAAAGGGTTTCAAGAGCAAAAAAGGAAAGTTGTTTGACGCCAAGTTAAAGCTTGACGGCCATAAATTAAGTTTTGATTTTGATTAG